In Candidatus Dependentiae bacterium, a single genomic region encodes these proteins:
- a CDS encoding pyridoxamine 5'-phosphate oxidase family protein, giving the protein MAKHVGVKLPEDLVEVLKKGETVGVLATFSEKGLPHTTPLQSIYPKGLESILISIHKDHTGYHNMVWQKKVMICFLDANNVAYSVLGRAGVVRAPSNIHPLMNIVRIDIIDIKSDRSVLTKVDSGVRWSYTSWEAEELSKGLLDELKELAQTL; this is encoded by the coding sequence ATGGCAAAGCATGTAGGTGTAAAATTACCAGAAGATTTAGTTGAAGTTTTAAAAAAAGGTGAGACGGTAGGTGTTTTGGCAACATTTTCAGAAAAAGGTTTGCCACATACTACACCACTTCAGTCAATTTATCCAAAGGGGCTTGAAAGTATTTTAATTTCGATTCATAAAGATCATACTGGTTATCATAACATGGTTTGGCAAAAAAAAGTTATGATTTGTTTTTTGGACGCAAATAATGTTGCTTATAGTGTATTAGGGCGTGCAGGTGTTGTTCGTGCACCATCAAATATACATCCATTGATGAATATTGTGCGTATCGATATTATAGATATTAAAAGTGATCGTTCTGTATTAACAAAAGTTGATAGTGGTGTTCGTTGGAGTTATACTTCATGGGAAGCTGAAGAGCTTTCAAAAGGTTTGCTTGATGAGCTAAAAGAGCTTGCGCAAACGTTATAA